In a single window of the Acyrthosiphon pisum isolate AL4f chromosome X, pea_aphid_22Mar2018_4r6ur, whole genome shotgun sequence genome:
- the LOC100572760 gene encoding small ubiquitin-related modifier, giving the protein MKLLLHGKMSADEEASKSLPSNSKTIAVSTEQNKEGAVNTNAGALKVTDEKAPAANEYICLHIITSDFTNEVRFRVKAGSAFIRLKRSYCSKMGFEVDQVRFMFDGYRITDDDTALKLGMTDNDIVEIYQEKTGGGM; this is encoded by the coding sequence aaaaatgtcTGCCGATGAAGAAGCATCCAAATCATTACCTTCAAATTCTAAAACCATTGCAGTGTCAACTGAACAGAATAAAGAAGGTGCTGTCAATACCAATGCCGGTGCATTAAAAGTTACTGATGAAAAAGCTCCAGCTGCTAATGAATACATTTGTCTACACATAATAACTAGCGATTTTACCAATGAGGTGCGCTTCCGTGTAAAGGCTGGCTCGGCTTTTATTCGCCTGAAACGCTCGTACTGCAGCAAGATGGGTTTTGAGGTGGACCAGGTGCGTTTTATGTTTGATGGTTATCGAATCACCGATGATGATACTGCATTAAAGCTAGGTATGACGGACAACGATATCGTTGAAATTTACCAAGAAAAAACTGGTGGTGGCATGTAA